The following is a genomic window from Bordetella petrii.
AGCCGGACTCGCCGACCAGGCCCAGGATTTCGCCGCGGCGCACGGTCAGGTCGACGCCATCGACCGCCGGCCAGGCGCCGGCTTCGGTATGAAAAGCGGTGCGCAGCCCGCGCACCTGAAGAATCACGTCGCTCATGCTCGTCGCGGGTCCAGGGCTTCGCGCAGGCGGTCGCCCACGATGTTGATGGTAAGAATCAGCAGCAGCAGGGCCACGCCCGGGAACATGCTGATCCAGTAGTCGCCCGACAGGAGGTACTGGAAGCCGTTGGCGATCAGTAGGCCCAGCGATGGCTCGGTAATGGGCACGCCCACTCCCAGGAACGACAGCGTGGCTTCCAGCGCGATGGCGGTGGCGATCTGGATGGTGGCGAACACCATCACCGGCCCCAGGCAATTGGGCAACAGGTGGAACACCATGATGCGCCAGGCCGGAAAGCCCAGGTTGGCGGCGGCTTCCACGTATTCTTTGCGGCGTTCCTGCAGGGCGCGCCCGCGCATGATGCGCGCGTAGTGCGCCCATTGCACCACTACCAGCGCCAGGATCACCTTGTCGACGCCGCGGCCCATCATGGCCAGCAGCACCAGCGCCACCAGGATGGTGGGAAAGCCCAGGATGAAGTCGACGATGCGCATCAGCATGGTGTCGACGAAGCCGCCTACGTAGGCAGCCACCAGCCCGGCCATGCTGCCGATGGCGGTGGCCAGGCCTACCGCCGACAGGCCCACCATCAGGCTGATGCGCAGGCCGTACAGAATGGCGCTGAGCATGTCGCGGCCCTGGTCGTCGGTGCCCAACAGGTAAATCTTGCCGTCCATCGAGGCGGCGCCTGGAGGCAGGCGGCCGTCGAGCAGGTTCAGGTTGGCGAGGTCGTAGGGGTTTTGCGGCGCGAAGAACGGCGCGGCCAGCACCACCACCATCAGGATGATCAGCGCGATGGCCGAGCCGGTGACGGTGGGGCGGCCGCGCAGTTTTTTCAGGATGGCGGCGCGGCGCGGGGTCTCGGCCAGAGGCTGGATGGTGCGCGTGCGGCCGGGGGAAGATGAATGTGCCATGGCGTTACTGTGCGGGAGCGACGAGCTGCACGCGCGGGTCGAGCGCGGCATAGAGA
Proteins encoded in this region:
- a CDS encoding ABC transporter permease — protein: MAHSSSPGRTRTIQPLAETPRRAAILKKLRGRPTVTGSAIALIILMVVVLAAPFFAPQNPYDLANLNLLDGRLPPGAASMDGKIYLLGTDDQGRDMLSAILYGLRISLMVGLSAVGLATAIGSMAGLVAAYVGGFVDTMLMRIVDFILGFPTILVALVLLAMMGRGVDKVILALVVVQWAHYARIMRGRALQERRKEYVEAAANLGFPAWRIMVFHLLPNCLGPVMVFATIQIATAIALEATLSFLGVGVPITEPSLGLLIANGFQYLLSGDYWISMFPGVALLLLILTINIVGDRLREALDPRRA